In Osmia bicornis bicornis chromosome 10, iOsmBic2.1, whole genome shotgun sequence, one genomic interval encodes:
- the LOC114874238 gene encoding protein FAM114A2: MATSESDDFESADEEMNHNISTKRIIQSQQWSTPTAIDSESDDDTEYVPRPSYANVMYNKRTEKYYAGTDNATDEKRLDKDISIKDTRNKKKKESISNTDRTLEEVNDKVTSCDLPKEESTEVASNLEVKENLNKNEVELPLKTDVKMEDPSEIITSKSDSKPKDRKQQKLGAKKLGTKITSGDNAKDDTSSIISTDKESTSMKTEDTSLTEFLVTEELTESNMPEEMKSDKKFKEVFKPDGWEGLGKEIELPEELTEEKLQPILKKLSLTDQETDNSLKGWGWGSWDVTSFINSASAGVSTLTSHVTHGLTLLEESMAIPDESTPTEIEEENSAVADDKKEEPEEQSLFGFGNLISGMSSITKLVESTGSKVMTGGLDTLEAIGKKTMEVLQEGDPGLKKKRAFFMNETDKPNLSQVLREAKEKAETVEKTAEEKQKIRKVHFESLFDDYQGLVHLEALEMLSKQSNIKIQQHLSGLNTNELNSMEETLEDVKELCDLGEDDENEDEVHDKDLKCRLQEACNDLGINITYEKLDDAFEASKIYTTPPITYTGQEIFEHAISVLAQFTAFSVERFHKTAELLLIKEHRSTVNEADALVRLTHILSNQIGVLANTYCSCLNVIAETSDKADDINASITTIFMEASNASSYIQDAFKLLIPIIQVGAM; the protein is encoded by the exons ATGGCAACATCCGAGAGTGATGACTTCGAAAGTGCTGACGAAGAGATGAACCACAATATATCAACGAAAAGAATTATTCAATCTCAACAGTGGAGCACACCAACTGCGATAGATTCCGAATCTGATGACGACACAGAATATGTACCACGACCGTCTTACGCGAATGTAATGTATAATAAAAGGACAGAAAAATATTATGCGGGAACTGATAATGCAACAGACGAAAAAAGGCTCGATAAAGATATCAGTATTAAAGATACGcgtaataagaaaaaaaaagaatcaattAGTAATACTGACAGAACTTTAGAAGAAGTTAATGATAAGGTTACATCCTGTGATTTACCAAAAGAGGAATCTACAGAGGTAGCCTCAAATTTGGAAGTAAAGGaaaatctaaataaaaatgaggTAGAGTTACCTCTTAAAACAGACGTCAAAATGGAAGATCCTTCTGAAATAATTACATCTAAATCAGATAGCAAACCCAAGGATCGCAAGCAACAGAAGTTAGGTGCAAAGAAATTAGGAACTAAAATCACATCCGGTGATAATGCCAAGGATGACACAAGTAGCATAATATCTACCGATAAAGAAAGTACATCTATGAAAACAGAAGATACTTCTCTTACAGAATTCTTAGTAACAGAAGAGTTAACCGAATCAAATATGCCAGAAGAGATGAAatctgataaaaaatttaaagaagTATTTAAACCTGATGGTTGGGAAGGTCTTGGCAAGGAAATTGAATTACCCGAAGAGTTAActgaagaaaaattacaaccaaTATTAAAAAAACTATCGCTTACTGACCAAGAAACAGACAATTCTTTGAAAGGTTGGGGTTGGGGCAGCTGGGATGTGacttcttttattaattcagCTAGTGCTGGAGTTTCTACATTAACTAGTCATGTAACACATGGTCTTACACTTTTGGAAGAATCTATGGCTATACCGGATGAATCTACACCGACtgaaattgaagaagaaaattctgCAGTTGCTG atgataaaaaagaagaacctGAGGAACAATCTCTTTTTGGATTTGGGAATCTAATATCGGGTATGTCTTCAATAACAAAATTAGTTGAATCAACTGGGAGCAAAGTCATGACTGGTGGGTTGGATACATTAGAAGCTATTGGTAAGAAAACAATGGAGGTATTGCAAGAGGGTGATCCAGGgttgaagaaaaagagagcctttttcatgaatgaaacaGATAAACCAAATTTATCTCAAGTACTTCGCGAAGCTAAAGAAAAAGCAGAAACTGTTGAGAAAACAGCAGAAGAGAAACAGAAGATAAGAAAAGTACATTTTGAAAGTCTTTTTGATGATTATCAAGGACTTGTTCACTTAGAAGCATTGGAAATGTTGTCAAAACAAAGTAACATTAAAATACAACAGCACTTGAGTGGTTTGAATACAAATGAATTAAATTCCATGGAAGAAACATTGGAAGATGTTAAAGAATTATGTGATTTGGGTGAAGATGATGAAAACGAGGATGAGGTACATGACAAAGATCTGAAATGTAGATTGCAAGAAGCTTGTAATGACCTTGGAATTAATATTACATATGAGAAATTGGATGAT GCTTTTGAAGCATCTAAAATTTACACCACCCCACCTATAACATACACCGGTCAAGAAATATTTGAGCATGCTATTTCTGTTCTGGCACAATTTACAGCCTTTTCTGTGGAAAGGTTTCACAAAACTGCAGAGTTGCTTCTAATCAAGGAACACAGAAGCACCGTTAACGAGGCCGATGCATTAGTTCGTTTAACGCATATTTTGTCCAATCAAATTGGAGTACTAGCTAATACTTATTGTAGCTGTTTAAATGTCATTGCCGAAACTTCCGACAAAGCGGATGATATTAATGCTAGTATAACAACAATTTTCATGGAg GCTTCGAATGCAAGTTCTTACATCCAAGATGCCTTTAAACTATTGATCCCCATTATACAAGTGGGTGCTATGTAA
- the LOC114874239 gene encoding nucleoporin p58/p45 isoform X5 translates to MSFSFGTPATTTNTGFGFGQKPATGFNLGGTPFGSTNTAPTLSFGTSSTSATTTGLSFGFGSTPATTVQAQPTGLLGSNTTTTTSATGLFPVSTTSAPLFTGLNFGAPAASTSLTFGTPSATSTAGNLSFGTSTTSTPLFGGSVSGGSLLGGKSIAGTTVTTSTTNKGLGGLDVSISNKGLSQGNSNTVAAKDNIWAPELLQTIEKFKEFVKEQKMLSSEIARGSARPLTRCAEDTASLMEILTTLGGAVQRDRCAVDKLKQDTAKVLQSAEISQRTHDTPPGLQYENNAPLLFFMELADNFEHDLMLFKSQIETTEKHIQTMMTPKTLTPQELTMAMNKLHESLVAVAGKLQGVHSKVQQQKEQYLNFRKYVLKDNKNVFEDIKSDGKISHSIGRITSGPTPFGPGNKSFLSSTALSSNRPGSYETRNPLGKE, encoded by the exons ATGTCGTTTTCTTTTGGAACGCCTGCAACTACCACCAATACAGGTTTTGGATTTGGTCAGAa ACCAGCAACTGGTTTTAATTTAGGTGGTACACCTTTTGGTTCCACTAACACTGCTCCTACATTATCTTTTGGAACTTCTtcaacatcagcaacaacTACTGGGCTTAGTTTTGGATTTGGTAGCACACCTGCAACTACAGTACAGGCACAACCAACTGGTTTATTAGGTTCAAATACAACTACTACAACATCTGCTACTGGTTTATTCCCTGTTTCAACTACTTCTGCACCATTGTTTACTGGTCTTAATTTTGGGGCACCAGCAGCAAGTACTAGTCTAACATTTGGTACCCCATCTGCTACATCTACAGCTGGAAATCTCAGTTTTGGTACATCTACTACTTCAA CACCCCTTTTTGGTGGATCTGTTAGCGGTGGTAGTTTATTAGGTGGAAAATCAATTGCTGGCACTACTGTTACTACCTCTACCACTAATAAAGGATTAGGAGGATTAGATGTATCTATAAGCAATAAAGGACTTTCACAAGGAAATAGCAATACAGTAGCAGCTAAAGATAATATTTGGGCACCAGAATTATTACAGACAATAGAAAAATTCAA GGAGTTTGTAAAAGAACAGAAAATGTTGTCTTCAGAGATAGCAAGAGGTTCTGCGCGGCCATTAACTAGATGCGCCGAAGATACAGCTTCTTTGATGGAAATTTTGACCACATTAGGCGGGGCTGTTCAGCGTGATCGTTGTGCTGTCGataaattaaaacaagatACAGCTAAAGTACTGCAAAGTGCTGAAATATCACAAAGAACGCACGATACCCCGCCGGGATTACAGTACGAAAATAATGCACCATTATTGTTTTTCATGGAATTAGCTGATAACTTTGAACATGatttaatgttatttaaatcacAAATCGAAACGACAGAAAAACATATTCAGACAATGATGACTCCAAAAACTCTAACACCACAGG AATTAACAATGGCTATGAATAAGCTTCACGAGTCTTTGGTAGCGGTTGCTGGAAAGTTGCAAGGCGTGCATTCTAAAGTGCAACAGCAAAAGGAACAATACTTAAATTTTCGAAAGTATGTTTTAAAAGACAACAAGAATGTTTTCGAGGATATTAAATCAGACGGAAAAATATCACATAGTATAGGCAGAATTACAAGTGGGCCAACTCCATTTGGACCAG GAAATAAAAGTTTTCTCTCCTCGACAGCGTTAAGCTCTAATAGACCCGGAAGTTATGAAACACGAAATCCATTAG GAAAAGAGTAA
- the LOC114874239 gene encoding nucleoporin p58/p45 isoform X3 has protein sequence MSFSFGTPATTTNTGFGFGQKPATGFNLGGTPFGSTNTAPTLSFGTSSTSATTTGLSFGFGSTPATTVQAQPTGLLGSNTTTTTSATGLFPVSTTSAPLFTGLNFGAPAASTSLTFGTPSATSTAGNLSFGTSTTSTPLFGGSVSGGSLLGGKSIAGTTVTTSTTNKGLGGLDVSISNKGLSQGNSNTVAAKDNIWAPELLQTIEKFKEFVKEQKMLSSEIARGSARPLTRCAEDTASLMEILTTLGGAVQRDRCAVDKLKQDTAKVLQSAEISQRTHDTPPGLQYENNAPLLFFMELADNFEHDLMLFKSQIETTEKHIQTMMTPKTLTPQELTMAMNKLHESLVAVAGKLQGVHSKVQQQKEQYLNFRKYVLKDNKNVFEDIKSDGKISHSIGRITSGPTPFGPGNKSFLSSTALSSNRPGSYETRNPLGYMESVSCTRILLIY, from the exons ATGTCGTTTTCTTTTGGAACGCCTGCAACTACCACCAATACAGGTTTTGGATTTGGTCAGAa ACCAGCAACTGGTTTTAATTTAGGTGGTACACCTTTTGGTTCCACTAACACTGCTCCTACATTATCTTTTGGAACTTCTtcaacatcagcaacaacTACTGGGCTTAGTTTTGGATTTGGTAGCACACCTGCAACTACAGTACAGGCACAACCAACTGGTTTATTAGGTTCAAATACAACTACTACAACATCTGCTACTGGTTTATTCCCTGTTTCAACTACTTCTGCACCATTGTTTACTGGTCTTAATTTTGGGGCACCAGCAGCAAGTACTAGTCTAACATTTGGTACCCCATCTGCTACATCTACAGCTGGAAATCTCAGTTTTGGTACATCTACTACTTCAA CACCCCTTTTTGGTGGATCTGTTAGCGGTGGTAGTTTATTAGGTGGAAAATCAATTGCTGGCACTACTGTTACTACCTCTACCACTAATAAAGGATTAGGAGGATTAGATGTATCTATAAGCAATAAAGGACTTTCACAAGGAAATAGCAATACAGTAGCAGCTAAAGATAATATTTGGGCACCAGAATTATTACAGACAATAGAAAAATTCAA GGAGTTTGTAAAAGAACAGAAAATGTTGTCTTCAGAGATAGCAAGAGGTTCTGCGCGGCCATTAACTAGATGCGCCGAAGATACAGCTTCTTTGATGGAAATTTTGACCACATTAGGCGGGGCTGTTCAGCGTGATCGTTGTGCTGTCGataaattaaaacaagatACAGCTAAAGTACTGCAAAGTGCTGAAATATCACAAAGAACGCACGATACCCCGCCGGGATTACAGTACGAAAATAATGCACCATTATTGTTTTTCATGGAATTAGCTGATAACTTTGAACATGatttaatgttatttaaatcacAAATCGAAACGACAGAAAAACATATTCAGACAATGATGACTCCAAAAACTCTAACACCACAGG AATTAACAATGGCTATGAATAAGCTTCACGAGTCTTTGGTAGCGGTTGCTGGAAAGTTGCAAGGCGTGCATTCTAAAGTGCAACAGCAAAAGGAACAATACTTAAATTTTCGAAAGTATGTTTTAAAAGACAACAAGAATGTTTTCGAGGATATTAAATCAGACGGAAAAATATCACATAGTATAGGCAGAATTACAAGTGGGCCAACTCCATTTGGACCAG GAAATAAAAGTTTTCTCTCCTCGACAGCGTTAAGCTCTAATAGACCCGGAAGTTATGAAACACGAAATCCATTAG GGTATATGGAGTCTGTATCATGCACAAGAATTTTGCTAATATATTAA
- the LOC114874239 gene encoding nucleoporin p58/p45 isoform X4 — protein sequence MSFSFGTPATTTNTGFGFGQKPATGFNLGGTPFGSTNTAPTLSFGTSSTSATTTGLSFGFGSTPATTVQAQPTGLLGSNTTTTTSATGLFPVSTTSAPLFTGLNFGAPAASTSLTFGTPSATSTAGNLSFGTSTTSTPLFGGSVSGGSLLGGKSIAGTTVTTSTTNKGLGGLDVSISNKGLSQGNSNTVAAKDNIWAPELLQTIEKFKEFVKEQKMLSSEIARGSARPLTRCAEDTASLMEILTTLGGAVQRDRCAVDKLKQDTAKVLQSAEISQRTHDTPPGLQYENNAPLLFFMELADNFEHDLMLFKSQIETTEKHIQTMMTPKTLTPQELTMAMNKLHESLVAVAGKLQGVHSKVQQQKEQYLNFRKYVLKDNKNVFEDIKSDGKISHSIGRITSGPTPFGPGNKSFLSSTALSSNRPGSYETRNPLGLAWI from the exons ATGTCGTTTTCTTTTGGAACGCCTGCAACTACCACCAATACAGGTTTTGGATTTGGTCAGAa ACCAGCAACTGGTTTTAATTTAGGTGGTACACCTTTTGGTTCCACTAACACTGCTCCTACATTATCTTTTGGAACTTCTtcaacatcagcaacaacTACTGGGCTTAGTTTTGGATTTGGTAGCACACCTGCAACTACAGTACAGGCACAACCAACTGGTTTATTAGGTTCAAATACAACTACTACAACATCTGCTACTGGTTTATTCCCTGTTTCAACTACTTCTGCACCATTGTTTACTGGTCTTAATTTTGGGGCACCAGCAGCAAGTACTAGTCTAACATTTGGTACCCCATCTGCTACATCTACAGCTGGAAATCTCAGTTTTGGTACATCTACTACTTCAA CACCCCTTTTTGGTGGATCTGTTAGCGGTGGTAGTTTATTAGGTGGAAAATCAATTGCTGGCACTACTGTTACTACCTCTACCACTAATAAAGGATTAGGAGGATTAGATGTATCTATAAGCAATAAAGGACTTTCACAAGGAAATAGCAATACAGTAGCAGCTAAAGATAATATTTGGGCACCAGAATTATTACAGACAATAGAAAAATTCAA GGAGTTTGTAAAAGAACAGAAAATGTTGTCTTCAGAGATAGCAAGAGGTTCTGCGCGGCCATTAACTAGATGCGCCGAAGATACAGCTTCTTTGATGGAAATTTTGACCACATTAGGCGGGGCTGTTCAGCGTGATCGTTGTGCTGTCGataaattaaaacaagatACAGCTAAAGTACTGCAAAGTGCTGAAATATCACAAAGAACGCACGATACCCCGCCGGGATTACAGTACGAAAATAATGCACCATTATTGTTTTTCATGGAATTAGCTGATAACTTTGAACATGatttaatgttatttaaatcacAAATCGAAACGACAGAAAAACATATTCAGACAATGATGACTCCAAAAACTCTAACACCACAGG AATTAACAATGGCTATGAATAAGCTTCACGAGTCTTTGGTAGCGGTTGCTGGAAAGTTGCAAGGCGTGCATTCTAAAGTGCAACAGCAAAAGGAACAATACTTAAATTTTCGAAAGTATGTTTTAAAAGACAACAAGAATGTTTTCGAGGATATTAAATCAGACGGAAAAATATCACATAGTATAGGCAGAATTACAAGTGGGCCAACTCCATTTGGACCAG GAAATAAAAGTTTTCTCTCCTCGACAGCGTTAAGCTCTAATAGACCCGGAAGTTATGAAACACGAAATCCATTAG GTCTTGCGTGGATTTAG
- the LOC114874239 gene encoding nucleoporin p58/p45 isoform X1, which translates to MSFSFGTPATTTNTGFGFGQKPATGFNLGGTPFGSTNTAPTLSFGTSSTSATTTGLSFGFGSTPATTVQAQPTGLLGSNTTTTTSATGLFPVSTTSAPLFTGLNFGAPAASTSLTFGTPSATSTAGNLSFGTSTTSTPLFGGSVSGGSLLGGKSIAGTTVTTSTTNKGLGGLDVSISNKGLSQGNSNTVAAKDNIWAPELLQTIEKFKEFVKEQKMLSSEIARGSARPLTRCAEDTASLMEILTTLGGAVQRDRCAVDKLKQDTAKVLQSAEISQRTHDTPPGLQYENNAPLLFFMELADNFEHDLMLFKSQIETTEKHIQTMMTPKTLTPQELTMAMNKLHESLVAVAGKLQGVHSKVQQQKEQYLNFRKYVLKDNKNVFEDIKSDGKISHSIGRITSGPTPFGPGNKSFLSSTALSSNRPGSYETRNPLVWGNTISTSSATNITLGSSLKPPTASLTFNTPSNLTAPLPTTDSGSSFQLQKPPIGNKRGKH; encoded by the exons ATGTCGTTTTCTTTTGGAACGCCTGCAACTACCACCAATACAGGTTTTGGATTTGGTCAGAa ACCAGCAACTGGTTTTAATTTAGGTGGTACACCTTTTGGTTCCACTAACACTGCTCCTACATTATCTTTTGGAACTTCTtcaacatcagcaacaacTACTGGGCTTAGTTTTGGATTTGGTAGCACACCTGCAACTACAGTACAGGCACAACCAACTGGTTTATTAGGTTCAAATACAACTACTACAACATCTGCTACTGGTTTATTCCCTGTTTCAACTACTTCTGCACCATTGTTTACTGGTCTTAATTTTGGGGCACCAGCAGCAAGTACTAGTCTAACATTTGGTACCCCATCTGCTACATCTACAGCTGGAAATCTCAGTTTTGGTACATCTACTACTTCAA CACCCCTTTTTGGTGGATCTGTTAGCGGTGGTAGTTTATTAGGTGGAAAATCAATTGCTGGCACTACTGTTACTACCTCTACCACTAATAAAGGATTAGGAGGATTAGATGTATCTATAAGCAATAAAGGACTTTCACAAGGAAATAGCAATACAGTAGCAGCTAAAGATAATATTTGGGCACCAGAATTATTACAGACAATAGAAAAATTCAA GGAGTTTGTAAAAGAACAGAAAATGTTGTCTTCAGAGATAGCAAGAGGTTCTGCGCGGCCATTAACTAGATGCGCCGAAGATACAGCTTCTTTGATGGAAATTTTGACCACATTAGGCGGGGCTGTTCAGCGTGATCGTTGTGCTGTCGataaattaaaacaagatACAGCTAAAGTACTGCAAAGTGCTGAAATATCACAAAGAACGCACGATACCCCGCCGGGATTACAGTACGAAAATAATGCACCATTATTGTTTTTCATGGAATTAGCTGATAACTTTGAACATGatttaatgttatttaaatcacAAATCGAAACGACAGAAAAACATATTCAGACAATGATGACTCCAAAAACTCTAACACCACAGG AATTAACAATGGCTATGAATAAGCTTCACGAGTCTTTGGTAGCGGTTGCTGGAAAGTTGCAAGGCGTGCATTCTAAAGTGCAACAGCAAAAGGAACAATACTTAAATTTTCGAAAGTATGTTTTAAAAGACAACAAGAATGTTTTCGAGGATATTAAATCAGACGGAAAAATATCACATAGTATAGGCAGAATTACAAGTGGGCCAACTCCATTTGGACCAG GAAATAAAAGTTTTCTCTCCTCGACAGCGTTAAGCTCTAATAGACCCGGAAGTTATGAAACACGAAATCCATTAG TTTGGGGAAATACAATATCAACATCATCTGCTACTAACATTACCCTAGGCTCATCATTGAAACCACCAACCGCAAGTTTGACTTTTAATACCCCATCAAATCTTACTGCACCTTTACCAACGACTGATTCAGGTTCGAGTTTTCAACTTCAAAAACCTCCCATTGGTAATAAAAGGGGGAAacattga
- the LOC114874239 gene encoding nucleoporin p58/p45 isoform X2: MSFSFGTPATTTNTGFGFGQKPATGFNLGGTPFGSTNTAPTLSFGTSSTSATTTGLSFGFGSTPATTVQAQPTGLLGSNTTTTTSATGLFPVSTTSAPLFTGLNFGAPAASTSLTFGTPSATSTAGNLSFAPLFGGSVSGGSLLGGKSIAGTTVTTSTTNKGLGGLDVSISNKGLSQGNSNTVAAKDNIWAPELLQTIEKFKEFVKEQKMLSSEIARGSARPLTRCAEDTASLMEILTTLGGAVQRDRCAVDKLKQDTAKVLQSAEISQRTHDTPPGLQYENNAPLLFFMELADNFEHDLMLFKSQIETTEKHIQTMMTPKTLTPQELTMAMNKLHESLVAVAGKLQGVHSKVQQQKEQYLNFRKYVLKDNKNVFEDIKSDGKISHSIGRITSGPTPFGPGNKSFLSSTALSSNRPGSYETRNPLVWGNTISTSSATNITLGSSLKPPTASLTFNTPSNLTAPLPTTDSGSSFQLQKPPIGNKRGKH; the protein is encoded by the exons ATGTCGTTTTCTTTTGGAACGCCTGCAACTACCACCAATACAGGTTTTGGATTTGGTCAGAa ACCAGCAACTGGTTTTAATTTAGGTGGTACACCTTTTGGTTCCACTAACACTGCTCCTACATTATCTTTTGGAACTTCTtcaacatcagcaacaacTACTGGGCTTAGTTTTGGATTTGGTAGCACACCTGCAACTACAGTACAGGCACAACCAACTGGTTTATTAGGTTCAAATACAACTACTACAACATCTGCTACTGGTTTATTCCCTGTTTCAACTACTTCTGCACCATTGTTTACTGGTCTTAATTTTGGGGCACCAGCAGCAAGTACTAGTCTAACATTTGGTACCCCATCTGCTACATCTACAGCTGGAAATCTCAGTTTTG CACCCCTTTTTGGTGGATCTGTTAGCGGTGGTAGTTTATTAGGTGGAAAATCAATTGCTGGCACTACTGTTACTACCTCTACCACTAATAAAGGATTAGGAGGATTAGATGTATCTATAAGCAATAAAGGACTTTCACAAGGAAATAGCAATACAGTAGCAGCTAAAGATAATATTTGGGCACCAGAATTATTACAGACAATAGAAAAATTCAA GGAGTTTGTAAAAGAACAGAAAATGTTGTCTTCAGAGATAGCAAGAGGTTCTGCGCGGCCATTAACTAGATGCGCCGAAGATACAGCTTCTTTGATGGAAATTTTGACCACATTAGGCGGGGCTGTTCAGCGTGATCGTTGTGCTGTCGataaattaaaacaagatACAGCTAAAGTACTGCAAAGTGCTGAAATATCACAAAGAACGCACGATACCCCGCCGGGATTACAGTACGAAAATAATGCACCATTATTGTTTTTCATGGAATTAGCTGATAACTTTGAACATGatttaatgttatttaaatcacAAATCGAAACGACAGAAAAACATATTCAGACAATGATGACTCCAAAAACTCTAACACCACAGG AATTAACAATGGCTATGAATAAGCTTCACGAGTCTTTGGTAGCGGTTGCTGGAAAGTTGCAAGGCGTGCATTCTAAAGTGCAACAGCAAAAGGAACAATACTTAAATTTTCGAAAGTATGTTTTAAAAGACAACAAGAATGTTTTCGAGGATATTAAATCAGACGGAAAAATATCACATAGTATAGGCAGAATTACAAGTGGGCCAACTCCATTTGGACCAG GAAATAAAAGTTTTCTCTCCTCGACAGCGTTAAGCTCTAATAGACCCGGAAGTTATGAAACACGAAATCCATTAG TTTGGGGAAATACAATATCAACATCATCTGCTACTAACATTACCCTAGGCTCATCATTGAAACCACCAACCGCAAGTTTGACTTTTAATACCCCATCAAATCTTACTGCACCTTTACCAACGACTGATTCAGGTTCGAGTTTTCAACTTCAAAAACCTCCCATTGGTAATAAAAGGGGGAAacattga